A section of the Rossellomorea marisflavi genome encodes:
- a CDS encoding HesB/YadR/YfhF family protein, whose product MKIHLSDEALAWFKDEMLVEEGEYVRFYVRYGGSSPLHDSFSLGVSKEEPIEAVETLEKADRTFFIEERDLWFFDGHDLFVEFDSKRQEPAYEYKKA is encoded by the coding sequence ATGAAGATACATCTATCAGATGAAGCACTTGCCTGGTTTAAAGACGAAATGCTCGTAGAGGAAGGCGAGTATGTCCGCTTTTATGTGCGATACGGAGGATCCAGTCCTTTGCATGATAGCTTCTCACTCGGAGTCAGCAAGGAAGAACCGATTGAAGCAGTGGAAACGTTGGAAAAGGCTGATCGGACATTCTTCATTGAAGAACGAGATCTATGGTTCTTTGACGGGCATGACCTGTTCGTGGAGTTTGACTCAAAAAGACAAGAACCTGCTTACGAATATAAAAAAGCATAA